A region from the Mustela erminea isolate mMusErm1 chromosome 10, mMusErm1.Pri, whole genome shotgun sequence genome encodes:
- the VAMP3 gene encoding vesicle-associated membrane protein 3, with amino-acid sequence MSTGAPAGSSAASSSNRRLQQTQNQVDEVVDIMRVNVDKVLERDQKLSELDDRADALQAGASQFETSAAKLKRKYWWKNCKMWAIGIVVIVIIIIIIIVWNVSS; translated from the exons AT GTCTACAGGTGCACCTGCAGGTTCAAGTGCTGCCTCCAGCAGCAACCGAAGACTTCAGCAGACACAAAATCAAGTCGATGAG GTGGTGGACATCATGAGAGTCAACGTGGATAAGGTGTTGGAAAGAGACCAGAAGCTGTCGGAGTTAGATGACCGCGCAGACGCGCTACAGGCAGGAGCATCCCAGTTTGAAACGAGCGCTGCCAAGTTGAAGagaaaatactggtggaagaactGCAAG ATGTGGGCCATAGGGATTGtcgtcatcgtcatcatcatcatcatcatcatcg TGTGGAATGTTTCCTCGTGA